The Defluviitalea raffinosedens genome has a segment encoding these proteins:
- a CDS encoding IS3 family transposase → MKRAQRPDKYRIEKDEITAIYHEHQGRYGYRRITLEMRN, encoded by the coding sequence TTGAAGCGTGCTCAGCGGCCTGACAAGTACCGTATCGAAAAAGATGAGATCACGGCGATTTACCATGAGCATCAAGGTCGATATGGCTATCGACGGATTACCCTTGAGATGCGGAATC
- a CDS encoding helix-turn-helix domain-containing protein, producing the protein MSGKKKYSDEFKLAIVSEYLDGHTGGYRALAAKYGINPSIIKNWVALYKNGGIDQLINARRTFSGEFKIHVVEYMHQNSLSIRSTAALFGVQSPTTVSKWERTYYEEGKEALYEERRGRSRKMSTKKPRKDKKDIKENEDLLAEVQRLRMENEYLKKLNALIQEREKSEQKKK; encoded by the coding sequence ATGTCAGGGAAAAAGAAATATTCTGATGAGTTTAAGTTGGCAATTGTAAGTGAGTATTTAGACGGTCATACAGGTGGCTATCGTGCTTTAGCTGCTAAATATGGAATTAACCCGTCAATAATTAAAAACTGGGTTGCTCTCTACAAAAACGGTGGAATAGACCAGCTTATTAATGCCCGCAGAACTTTTAGTGGAGAGTTCAAAATTCATGTTGTAGAATATATGCATCAGAACTCTTTGTCTATAAGATCAACTGCAGCACTTTTTGGAGTTCAAAGTCCAACAACAGTATCAAAATGGGAACGTACTTATTATGAAGAGGGAAAAGAAGCACTTTACGAAGAACGGCGAGGTCGGTCACGGAAAATGAGCACAAAAAAGCCAAGGAAAGATAAGAAAGATATCAAAGAAAATGAGGATCTTCTTGCTGAAGTTCAGCGTCTTCGCATGGAGAATGAATATCTAAAAAAATTGAATGCCTTAATTCAAGAGCGGGAAAAGTCAGAACAGAAGAAAAAGTAG